TATGACCCGTCCTGTACGCACCCGTTTTGCGCCGAGCCCCACCGGCTTCATCCATCTCGGCAACATCCGATCCGCGCTTTATCCGTGGGCGTTCGCCCGCAAGATGAAGGGCACGTTCGTGCTGCGGATCGAGGACACCGATGTCGAGCGTTCGAGCCAGGAGGCGGTCGACGCGATCCTCGAAGGGATGGCGTGGCTCGGCCTCGATTACGACGAAGGCCCGTACTATCAGATGCAGCGGATGGATCGCTATCGCGAAGTGCTCGCGCAGATGCAGGAGAAGGGCCTCGTCTACCCGTGCTACATGTCGACCGAAGAGCTCGACGCGTTGCGCGAGCGCCAGCGCGCGGCGGGCGAGAAGCCGCGCTACGACGGCACGTGGCGCCCGGAGCCGGGCAAGGTGCTGCCCGAGCCGCCCGCCGGCGTCGCGCCCGTGCTGCGCTTCCGCAATCCGCTGACAGGCACGGTGGCCTGGGACGATGCGGTGAAGGGCCGCGTCGAGATCTCGAACGAGGAACTCGACGATCTCGTCGTCGCGCGTCCCGACGGCACGCCGATGTACAACTTCTGCGTCGTCGTCGACGATCTCGACATGGGCATCACGCACGTGATCCGCGGCGACGACCACGTGAACAACACGCCGCGCCAGATCAACATCCTGCGCGCGCTCGGCGGCGAAGTGCCGGTGTACGCGCACTTGCCGACCGTGCTCAACGAGCAGGGCGAGAAGATGAGCAAGCGTCACGGCGCGATGAGCGTGATGGGCTATCGCGATGCCGGCTATCTGCCTGAGGCGGTGCTCAACTATCTCGCGCGCCTTGGCTGGTCGCACGGCGACGCGGAGATCTTCACGCGCGAGCAGTTCGTCGAATGGTTCGACCTCGAGCATCTCGGCAAGTCGCCCGCGCAGTACGACCATAACAAGCTGAACTGGTTGAACAACCATTACATCAAGGAAGCGGACGACGCGCGTCTCGCCGGGCTGGCGAAGCCGTTCTTCGCGGCGCTCGGCATCGACGCCGGCGCGATCGAGCAGGGGCCGGACCTCGTAAGCGTGATGGGGCTGATGAAGGACCGCGCGTCGACGGTGAAGGAAATCGCGGAGAATTCGGCGATGTTCTACCGTGCGCCCGCGCCCGGCGCGGATGCGCTCGCGCAGCACGTGACCGACGCGGTGCGTCCGGCGCTCGTGGAGTTCGCGGCGGCGCTGAAGACGGTCGAATGGACGAAGGAGGCGATCGCGGCCGCGCTGAAGGCCGTGCTCGGTGCGCACAAGCTGAAGATGCCGCAGCTCGCGATGCCGGTGCGCCTGCTCGTGGCGGGCACGACGCACACGCCGTCGATCGACGCGGTGCTGCTGCTGTTCGGCCGCGACGTCGTCGTGTCGCGTATCGAGGCGGCGCTCGCGTAAGCGCGC
Above is a window of Burkholderia thailandensis E264 DNA encoding:
- the gltX gene encoding glutamate--tRNA ligase, giving the protein MTRPVRTRFAPSPTGFIHLGNIRSALYPWAFARKMKGTFVLRIEDTDVERSSQEAVDAILEGMAWLGLDYDEGPYYQMQRMDRYREVLAQMQEKGLVYPCYMSTEELDALRERQRAAGEKPRYDGTWRPEPGKVLPEPPAGVAPVLRFRNPLTGTVAWDDAVKGRVEISNEELDDLVVARPDGTPMYNFCVVVDDLDMGITHVIRGDDHVNNTPRQINILRALGGEVPVYAHLPTVLNEQGEKMSKRHGAMSVMGYRDAGYLPEAVLNYLARLGWSHGDAEIFTREQFVEWFDLEHLGKSPAQYDHNKLNWLNNHYIKEADDARLAGLAKPFFAALGIDAGAIEQGPDLVSVMGLMKDRASTVKEIAENSAMFYRAPAPGADALAQHVTDAVRPALVEFAAALKTVEWTKEAIAAALKAVLGAHKLKMPQLAMPVRLLVAGTTHTPSIDAVLLLFGRDVVVSRIEAALA